The genomic window ACCACTACTTGCCTACCGTGGGTGAGGTGGACCTGCACCTGATCGGCGAAGGACGCCACGAGCGCCTCTGGGATGTGCTTGGTGCGCACGTCCAGCATTATCGATCCGCGCTCAGCGAGGTGGACGGTGTCTCCTTCGCCGTCTGGGCTCCCAATGCCCAAGCCGTCCGGGTGAAGGGCGATTTCAACGGGTGGGACGGTCGATCCCACGGCATGCGGTCCCTGGGCTCGTCCGGGGTGTGGGAAATCTTCATTCCGGGCGTTGTAGCAGGGGCGTGCTACAAATACGAGATCCTGACCAAGTCCGGTCACTGGATAGAGAAGGCCGACCCCTTGGCCTTCGGTACCGAGGTCCCGCCGTTGACGGCATCGCGCGTGGTTGAACCCGGCTACCGCTTCAAGGATGCGGAATGGATGGCGGCCCGGGCCCAAAAGGACCCGCACAATTCGCCGATGAGCGTCTACGAAGTCCACTTGGGCTCATGGCGGCTGGGCCTTGGCTACAAAGAGCTCGCCAAAGAGCTGGTTGACTACGTCAAATGGCTTGGCTTCTCGCACGTCGAGTTCATGCCGGTGGCCGAGCACCCCTTCGGCGGTTCGTGGGGTTACCAGGTGACGTCCTACTTTGCGCCGACGTCACGCTTCGGCCACCCGGATGAGTTCCGGTTCCTGGTGGACTCCCTCCACCAGGCCGGAATTGGTGTGCTCTTGGACTGGGTCCCGGCCCATTTCCCCAAGGATTCCTGGGCCTTGGCGCAGTTCGACGGCCAGCCGCTTTATGAGCACTCCGATCCCGCGCTGGGGGAGCACCCGGACTGGGGAACCTTGATCTTCGACTTTGGACGCAGCGAGGTCCGGAACTTCCTGGTGGCCAACGCGCTGTACTGGCTGGAGGAATTCCACATCGACGGCCTGCGGGTAGACGCCGTGGCTTCCATGATTTATCTGGACTACTCCCGCGAGGAAGGCCAGTGGAGGCCCAACAAGTTTGGCGGCCGCGAAAACCTTGAAGCGATTTCCTTCATGCAGGAAGTCAACGCCACGGTCTACAAGTCGCACCCGGGGGCCATCATCATTGCCGAGGAATCCACGGCATTCCCCGGCGTCACCGCTCCCACCAACCACGGCGGGCTGGGCTTCGGACTCAAATGGAACATGGGGTGGATGCACGATTCCCTCAAGTACATTTCAGAGGACCCCATCAACCGCAAGTGGCACCACGGCACCATCACGTTCTCCCTGGTTTACGCTTTCACCGAGAACTTCCTGCTGCCCATCAGCCACGATGAAGTAGTTCACGGCAAGGGCTCCATGCTGCGGAAGATGCCAGGGGACCGTTGGCAGCAGCTGGCAAACCTGCGTGCGTTCTTCGCCTACCAGTGGGCGCACCCGGGCAAGCAGCTGATCTTCATGGGTACCGAGTTCGGCCAGGAAGCAGAGTGGTCCGAACAGTACGGACTGGATTGGTTCCTCGCTGACATTCCCGCACACCGTGGACTGCAACTCCTGATCAAGGATTTGAACGGGCTTTACACCTCCACGCCTTCCTTGTACCAGCGGGACAACGAGGCCGGCGGTTTCCAGTGGATCAACGGCGCGGACGCTGACCACAACGTCCTCACTTTCATCCGTTGGGACCACGAGGGCAAACCCTTGGTGTGCGCAGTGAACTTCTCCGGTGCTCCGCACAAGGACTACATCCTTGGTGTGCCTGCTGCCGGGGAATGGACCGAAGTCCTCAATACCGACTCCGAAACCTACGGCGGCTCCGGAGTCCTGAATGCAGGATCCCTGACGGCATCGACTCCCGGAGCAGATGGGCAGCCCGCAGCGTTGACAGTCACCCTGCCACCGCTCGGCGCTTCGTGGTTCACCCTGGCGGACTGACCCTCTCCCGCATCAACGCCCTTTTCCAGCGTCCCTCTCTCACATAACAGCCGCTTTCGAGCAACGCTCCCTCACTCAGGTGGGGGAGCGTTGCTGGTTCCGCCCGGCTTTGGTTTGCGGCCCGGTTCAGGGGCAAACGTCCGACGACGGCGGCCCTCACCAAGGTGGCTTTGCCAACGGGGGCAAAGTGTGGGTATAGTTAGTACCCGCGCTGATCCACTGGTTGAGACCGCAAACTGACAAGAAACCGCAAGGAAAAATCAAGTCAGTCTTGCCGATTTGACTCAGGTGAAGCTAGCCGGTAAGTTTGAAAAGTTGCTCCGGAGCGACCAGCCAAGGCTGGTGGTGACGTTTTGGATTAGTGACCTGTTGTTTGAGAACTCAATAGTGTGCCAAGTTTGTTGATGCCGATTGTTTTATTGATTGGTTGAAATTATGGCCGGATTGCTGCGCACCCCCGTGTGTGGTGGTCTGGTTTTCAGCTGGTTTCGAATTTTGTGCAGCCGCGTCCTGTCGTTATTTCCGGTGGGTGTGGTTGTGTCTGTTTGATTTGTTTTACTTCAACGGAGAGTTTGATCCTGGCTCAGGATGAACGCTGGCGGCGTGCTTAACACATGCAAGTCGAACGATGATCCCAGCTTGCTGGGGGA from Arthrobacter sp. StoSoilB20 includes these protein-coding regions:
- a CDS encoding 1,4-alpha-glucan branching enzyme codes for the protein MSKDNLNPSIEGLLLTWLPGKRWFPVKSPDFALKQVGGFRLPGADGDTAFEVVLLAVTYRTADGGPRTDVVQVPLSYRKQPLVDAPAALLGEFTDDSGLRLVYDAVYDSEFITAWLKLMRSEGTVPGQGTAGTQGHLTRGRVSLPGDPTSVRVLSGEQSNTSVIIDDGDSAAILKIFRVLAAGKNPEVELGAALTAAGTSEVPATLGWITGSWDGPGTSGSTVATGELTVAHEFLLGGLDAWRLAVEAAAAGKDFTAEARGLGAATATVHARLAETFGTQDGQEQGSDIIATVARRVRQSWAEAASAVGPYDGNLEELLAALDPRDVGQLQRVHGDLHLGQILLVPGEGSLSGSDGQAGRWAILDFEGEPLRTIDERNSPDLPLRDVTGMLRSFDYAAGAAERENEETAAKVPETWVDDCAAAFLEGYSDVTPGTIDRRSPLFVALWLDKALYEVVYELRNRPDWLAIPVNASRRILDNTNRGKHAAAIAEGNDMTGSARTERPRVPLHVDSETLERVAAGAYHAPHSVLGAHLDDHGHVTIRTVKHLAKSVAVVTEAGRIEATHESHGVWTAVLEPLQAGHVPDYRLEVVYDVEPVTIDDPYHYLPTVGEVDLHLIGEGRHERLWDVLGAHVQHYRSALSEVDGVSFAVWAPNAQAVRVKGDFNGWDGRSHGMRSLGSSGVWEIFIPGVVAGACYKYEILTKSGHWIEKADPLAFGTEVPPLTASRVVEPGYRFKDAEWMAARAQKDPHNSPMSVYEVHLGSWRLGLGYKELAKELVDYVKWLGFSHVEFMPVAEHPFGGSWGYQVTSYFAPTSRFGHPDEFRFLVDSLHQAGIGVLLDWVPAHFPKDSWALAQFDGQPLYEHSDPALGEHPDWGTLIFDFGRSEVRNFLVANALYWLEEFHIDGLRVDAVASMIYLDYSREEGQWRPNKFGGRENLEAISFMQEVNATVYKSHPGAIIIAEESTAFPGVTAPTNHGGLGFGLKWNMGWMHDSLKYISEDPINRKWHHGTITFSLVYAFTENFLLPISHDEVVHGKGSMLRKMPGDRWQQLANLRAFFAYQWAHPGKQLIFMGTEFGQEAEWSEQYGLDWFLADIPAHRGLQLLIKDLNGLYTSTPSLYQRDNEAGGFQWINGADADHNVLTFIRWDHEGKPLVCAVNFSGAPHKDYILGVPAAGEWTEVLNTDSETYGGSGVLNAGSLTASTPGADGQPAALTVTLPPLGASWFTLAD